GAGCTGATTGATGAATAGTTTCGAGGTACGCTTCCTTGAGGCGGCTCTCACCGACCTGGAGGAGATCATCATCTATATCGCCGCGGAAAGCAGGGACGCCTCAAAAGAGCTGCACCATCTTATCATCAAGCACGCGAACGAACTTTCAGCGTTTCCCTGCCGTGGAGCCAGAATTCCGGATGAAAAAATCGCCGCTATGGGCTTTCGCTGTGTTCCGGTTGGGAAATACCTCATCTTATACAAGGTGGAAGAGGCCACCGTATTCATCCATCGCGTGCTTGACGGCAGACGCAGCTGTCCGGGGATATTCTCCTGAACAGTCAGACAGCAATGAAAAAACACAATATGGAGATGATAAAATGACGGCTCCGGTAAAGGCTAACATCGGGATGGACCTTGTCGATCAGATAGATATCCGCGTCGGCACGATAAGGACTGTCGAAGATGTCGCAAATTCAAAAAAACTTGTAAAACTCGGCGTCGATTTTGGCGGTTTTACAAGGACCATACTGGTGGGGATGAAGGGCGAGAGGGAAGATCCCAAAGAGGTCGAGGGGAAACAGGCCCTCTTCATCGTCAATTTAGAGCCAAGAAAGATGGCGGGAGAGCTCTCCGAGGGGATGCTTTTTGACATCGGCTATGCGGACAAAATCACACCCGTGCTCGCGCAGCCCGAAAAACCGGTGCCT
This portion of the Cloacibacillus sp. genome encodes:
- a CDS encoding type II toxin-antitoxin system RelE/ParE family toxin produces the protein MNSFEVRFLEAALTDLEEIIIYIAAESRDASKELHHLIIKHANELSAFPCRGARIPDEKIAAMGFRCVPVGKYLILYKVEEATVFIHRVLDGRRSCPGIFS
- a CDS encoding tRNA-binding protein: MTAPVKANIGMDLVDQIDIRVGTIRTVEDVANSKKLVKLGVDFGGFTRTILVGMKGEREDPKEVEGKQALFIVNLEPRKMAGELSEGMLFDIGYADKITPVLAQPEKPVPDGTRAG